In the Victivallis sp. Marseille-Q1083 genome, one interval contains:
- a CDS encoding IS630 family transposase — METQDARKLDKVALEERRKQAVRLYQSGKCNNCTEIGKIVGAHRNTVGKWISRWKKSGLSALKVKKCGRPVGFGRRLLPHEESKIRKDLVDHCPDQLKLPFALWTRQAVRLHIKISFGIEIPVRTMGEYLKRWGFTPQKPVKKAYQRNEAHVQKWLIEEYPRIKKLAKSEDADIFWGDETGIRNDEAKGRSYAPKGNTPVQAVNPVREKVNMISAITNQGKTHFMFYSETMTAQLLIQFMERLIRQNERKVYLILDNLRVHHSKTLTGFLQENAAFIKLFFLPSYSPDLNPDEYPNRELKSNLSNKPLGRAKGKITEHAKQHMEMIAEQPERIKKLFHSKTVLYAS, encoded by the coding sequence ATGGAAACTCAAGATGCCCGAAAACTCGATAAGGTCGCTCTTGAAGAGCGGCGCAAGCAGGCCGTGAGATTGTATCAAAGCGGCAAATGTAATAATTGTACAGAAATCGGAAAAATCGTCGGAGCGCACCGCAACACGGTGGGCAAGTGGATAAGCAGGTGGAAAAAAAGCGGCTTGTCTGCTTTGAAAGTAAAGAAATGCGGTCGTCCAGTCGGCTTTGGACGCCGTCTGCTTCCGCATGAAGAGAGTAAGATACGGAAAGATTTGGTCGACCATTGTCCGGATCAGTTAAAATTGCCATTTGCGCTCTGGACTCGTCAGGCGGTACGGTTGCACATCAAGATTTCGTTTGGAATCGAAATACCAGTCCGAACCATGGGGGAGTACTTGAAACGCTGGGGATTTACGCCGCAAAAACCAGTTAAGAAAGCTTATCAGCGCAATGAGGCGCACGTTCAAAAATGGCTGATTGAGGAGTATCCCCGAATCAAAAAGCTGGCAAAATCAGAAGACGCGGATATCTTTTGGGGGGATGAAACAGGAATTCGCAATGACGAGGCCAAGGGCCGCAGTTATGCGCCGAAAGGCAACACTCCGGTGCAAGCAGTCAATCCGGTACGCGAAAAAGTTAATATGATCAGCGCGATTACCAACCAGGGGAAAACTCATTTCATGTTTTACAGCGAAACGATGACGGCTCAACTCCTGATCCAATTCATGGAACGTCTGATTCGTCAAAATGAGCGGAAAGTGTATTTGATTCTGGATAACCTGCGGGTTCACCACAGCAAAACGTTGACTGGCTTTCTGCAGGAAAACGCGGCTTTCATCAAGTTATTTTTCTTGCCGAGCTACAGTCCCGACCTGAACCCGGATGAATATCCCAACCGCGAGTTGAAATCAAATCTGAGCAACAAGCCCTTGGGGCGCGCCAAAGGAAAAATAACCGAACATGCCAAGCAACATATGGAAATGATAGCTGAACAGCCGGAACGAATCAAGAAATTATTCCATTCCAAGACTGTTTTATATGCAAGTTAG
- a CDS encoding IS4 family transposase, which yields MKNTSVSLFRQVLDLIPKREFEEIVMKHNGDKRKQSFDSWAHFVSMIFCQLAQANSLREICGGLKTCGGKLNHLGVESAPTKSNLSYANAHRSPKMFGDIFHMLLGHCHAIAPRHEFSFPKKLYSLDATLIELCVKVFPWATYRQTKGAIKLNMLLDHDGHLPVFVDFTNGDVHEVNSARRMELPRDSMVVCDRGYVDFSMLYKWNLSGVDFVTRLKTNTTYDIPEYDVKQYPGTVLSDEVIFLRGSQDKYPERLRKVVVCDVENHRTLTLLTNNFELDAQTIGDIYRFGN from the coding sequence ATGAAGAATACATCAGTCAGTCTTTTTCGTCAAGTGTTGGATTTGATACCGAAGCGAGAATTTGAAGAAATAGTCATGAAACACAATGGAGACAAGCGAAAACAGTCCTTTGACAGTTGGGCACATTTTGTGTCGATGATCTTCTGCCAGTTGGCGCAGGCCAATAGTCTGCGAGAGATTTGCGGAGGTTTGAAAACCTGTGGAGGCAAATTGAATCATCTTGGAGTGGAATCCGCTCCAACCAAATCCAACTTGTCGTACGCCAATGCCCATCGCTCTCCGAAAATGTTCGGCGATATTTTCCATATGCTTCTGGGACACTGCCATGCAATTGCGCCACGGCATGAGTTTTCGTTTCCCAAGAAACTTTACAGTCTCGACGCAACGCTGATTGAGCTTTGCGTTAAAGTTTTTCCATGGGCAACCTATCGGCAAACCAAAGGGGCAATCAAGCTCAATATGCTGTTGGATCACGATGGTCATCTTCCCGTGTTCGTTGATTTCACCAATGGAGATGTTCATGAGGTAAACAGCGCCAGACGAATGGAACTCCCGCGTGACAGCATGGTGGTTTGTGATCGCGGATACGTTGATTTTTCCATGCTGTATAAATGGAATCTCTCCGGTGTGGATTTTGTCACGCGCCTCAAGACCAATACGACCTACGACATCCCGGAATACGATGTCAAGCAATATCCCGGAACCGTTTTGAGCGATGAAGTCATTTTTCTGCGTGGTTCGCAAGACAAATATCCGGAACGTCTCCGCAAAGTGGTCGTCTGCGATGTGGAAAACCATCGGACATTGACCTTGCTAACCAACAATTTTGAGCTGGACGCACAAACGATCGGCGACATCTATAGATTCGGCAATTAA
- a CDS encoding IS630 family transposase (programmed frameshift), which yields MADAKYRFCLTNDEKQELNQMVSSGKRNARQVLDALILLNCDESEGKKQSDEIVGGFLKVGKLRVHRVRKRFFENGMGGVFNLPHGGGRTKHTDGDFEAHLIALSCGEPPAGHSQWSLRLLADKMVELEYVESVSHETVRQVLKKTKLKPWQKEQWVIPPQKNAAFVADMERVLDIYKRPYDEKFPVVCYDEMPRQLLEEVREIQPMRPGQSKRVDYEYRRMGTCNVLLASEPLRGWRMADVTQTKTAKDWAIFTEKIALAYPNAEKIILIEDNLNTHKPASWYETFPPEKAKALMDKFELVYTPKHGSWLNMAEIELNVVSAQCLKKRIASIEEMRSMVNTWEKERNQKTKTINWQFSTTDARVKLHRLYPSFQI from the exons ATGGCAGATGCAAAATATCGGTTTTGTTTAACGAACGATGAAAAGCAGGAACTGAATCAGATGGTGTCGAGCGGAAAGCGCAATGCCCGGCAGGTATTGGATGCCTTGATACTGCTGAATTGTGATGAATCCGAGGGCAAGAAACAATCCGATGAAATTGTCGGAGGTTTCTTGAAGGTCGGTAAATTGCGTGTTCATCGAGTTCGTAAGCGTTTCTTTGAAAACGGAATGGGAGGAGTGTTCAATCTGCCGCATGGCGGAGGACGTACCAAGCATACAGACGGTGATTTTGAAGCACATTTGATAGCCTTGAGTTGCGGAGAACCGCCAGCGGGACACTCGCAGTGGAGCTTGCGCTTGCTTGCTGATAAAATGGTGGAGCTGGAATATGTTGAATCTGTATCGCATGAAACAGTGCGGCAGGTTCTTAAAAAAACGA AACTCAAGCCTTGGCAAAAAGAGCAATGGGTAATTCCGCCGCAGAAAAATGCGGCATTTGTTGCAGATATGGAACGAGTGCTTGATATTTACAAGCGGCCTTATGACGAAAAATTCCCAGTCGTTTGTTATGATGAGATGCCTCGCCAGTTGCTTGAGGAAGTGCGAGAAATACAGCCTATGCGTCCAGGGCAGTCTAAACGAGTGGACTATGAGTATCGCCGCATGGGAACATGTAATGTCTTGTTGGCAAGCGAACCGTTGCGCGGGTGGAGAATGGCAGATGTGACACAGACAAAAACAGCAAAGGATTGGGCGATATTTACTGAGAAAATAGCTTTGGCCTATCCGAATGCAGAGAAGATTATTTTAATTGAAGATAACCTCAACACACATAAACCGGCATCATGGTACGAAACGTTTCCACCAGAAAAAGCCAAGGCTTTAATGGATAAATTCGAGCTTGTTTACACGCCAAAACATGGTTCGTGGCTCAATATGGCGGAAATTGAACTCAATGTAGTATCGGCACAATGTCTGAAAAAGAGAATCGCCTCCATAGAAGAAATGAGAAGCATGGTGAATACATGGGAGAAAGAGCGAAACCAGAAAACAAAAACCATCAATTGGCAGTTTTCAACAACGGATGCACGAGTAAAGTTGCATCGACTATATCCATCTTTTCAAATTTGA
- a CDS encoding transposase: MQNGDKESPHGKQQGDLFKPLLRDIVSLRHAMVKLANAIDLQSFKDGLAASFCVKNGRPSCPVRLMVALHYLKYASGMSDEAVLDEWLENLYWQYFTRGIYFEYEDPKLLELGERLFNQKKSDKRKLYSIHEPQVECIGKGKAHKKIEFGTKVGLVTSAKTNWIVGAKAYPGNPYDGHTLKSVLQQATKILGFEPVMAICDLGCRGHNYVGDCDIQVVNRFRKRVSRTLCRWWNRWSAIEPVIRHCKSEHRMDRNQLRGRIGDELNVIFAAAEFNLRKLLRAYALFWHPFFLFTFLQLVLQLQKRYSNRFGKERAREGKNLSLKGFSFSHLAFA; encoded by the coding sequence TTGCAAAATGGTGACAAAGAGTCTCCCCATGGGAAGCAACAGGGAGATTTGTTCAAGCCATTGTTGCGAGATATCGTTTCCCTGCGTCATGCGATGGTAAAACTTGCCAATGCAATTGATTTGCAAAGTTTTAAAGACGGGTTGGCGGCAAGCTTTTGTGTTAAAAACGGTCGTCCCTCCTGTCCGGTTCGCCTGATGGTCGCGTTACATTATCTCAAATACGCCAGCGGCATGAGCGACGAAGCGGTTCTTGATGAATGGCTTGAAAATCTTTACTGGCAGTATTTTACCAGAGGAATTTATTTCGAATATGAAGATCCGAAACTGCTTGAACTTGGCGAACGCCTTTTCAATCAGAAGAAAAGCGACAAAAGGAAGCTTTATTCCATTCATGAACCGCAAGTTGAATGTATCGGAAAAGGCAAAGCGCATAAGAAAATTGAATTCGGAACAAAAGTGGGTTTGGTAACTTCGGCAAAAACAAATTGGATCGTGGGAGCGAAAGCATATCCGGGAAATCCCTACGATGGACATACGCTGAAATCCGTATTGCAACAAGCGACAAAAATCCTTGGATTTGAACCTGTAATGGCAATATGTGATCTTGGCTGTCGCGGCCACAATTATGTTGGAGACTGTGATATTCAAGTTGTGAATCGATTTCGGAAACGAGTATCACGTACTCTCTGTCGCTGGTGGAATCGGTGGTCTGCCATTGAACCGGTAATCAGGCACTGTAAAAGTGAACACCGAATGGATCGCAATCAACTTCGAGGACGCATTGGAGACGAATTGAATGTAATTTTTGCGGCAGCTGAATTCAATCTTCGCAAGTTGCTCCGGGCGTACGCCCTGTTTTGGCATCCATTTTTTCTGTTTACATTTTTGCAATTGGTTCTCCAATTGCAAAAACGTTACTCAAATAGGTTTGGAAAAGAAAGAGCGCGAGAAGGAAAGAACCTTTCCTTAAAAGGTTTTTCCTTCTCGCATCTGGCTTTTGCATAA
- a CDS encoding transposase yields the protein MITEKQSKKGNLPWKKIIPINEKVLSNAFKINEKEIRTHLANMVKESEETLNELLNAETDAICGAGCYQHSPRQQDTRAGSYPHKLTTGIGQV from the coding sequence TTGATCACAGAAAAACAATCAAAGAAAGGAAATCTGCCGTGGAAAAAAATAATACCAATTAATGAAAAAGTCTTGTCGAATGCCTTTAAGATCAATGAAAAAGAGATAAGAACTCATCTGGCAAATATGGTGAAAGAGTCGGAAGAAACGTTGAACGAGCTCTTGAATGCTGAAACTGACGCGATTTGCGGAGCCGGATGCTATCAACATAGCCCCAGGCAGCAGGACACCCGCGCCGGCAGCTATCCGCATAAGTTGACGACTGGCATCGGCCAGGTATAA
- a CDS encoding DUF805 domain-containing protein, with amino-acid sequence MFKYVVHFFKHYFDFSGRASKKEMIIGVSIVIFILLISRELLINALIRNSSEVKWYILLVFFIMLILFPAHFAIMIRRMHDIGRPGSEAFIPFVGCFRIFEPSQKGPNQYGDEPILWDMKRNMSFNLSGNKFILKSKKNNNHIVLNGSFFVLIFLSLLFVLSLLLLLSIFWFDLPQTFIMLVLEIITLGFVLHNIIKCFIKKKSLYQHPIIYYESKYKYIKLLKNKYFKLYCFQGNCIEIAVSSKKIFHIAHNNFDDVKGEFFTLSTIINNNNVIIATGNYWDIIKLASIINYICTLSSNDASIKLLYNDDFYPPKDLRSMKDLPNDTKCNSSSEVQGPSVQADDVNYFQCNMRC; translated from the coding sequence ATGTTTAAATATGTTGTACATTTTTTCAAACATTACTTTGATTTTTCTGGTCGAGCGAGTAAAAAAGAAATGATTATTGGGGTTTCGATAGTTATTTTTATTCTTTTAATATCTCGTGAATTACTTATTAATGCATTAATTAGAAATTCTTCTGAAGTTAAATGGTATATTCTTCTAGTTTTCTTCATAATGTTAATCTTGTTTCCAGCTCATTTTGCTATTATGATACGGAGAATGCATGATATAGGAAGACCAGGAAGTGAAGCCTTTATCCCTTTTGTTGGATGTTTTAGAATTTTTGAACCATCTCAAAAAGGACCTAATCAATATGGTGACGAACCAATTTTATGGGATATGAAAAGGAACATGTCATTCAATTTGTCAGGAAATAAATTCATTTTAAAAAGCAAAAAAAATAACAACCACATTGTCTTAAATGGTTCTTTTTTTGTTTTAATTTTTTTGTCGTTACTTTTTGTTTTATCATTACTTTTATTGTTGTCAATATTTTGGTTTGATTTACCTCAAACATTTATAATGTTGGTATTAGAAATAATAACACTAGGGTTTGTTTTACATAACATAATTAAATGTTTTATCAAAAAGAAATCGTTATATCAACATCCAATTATATATTATGAAAGCAAATACAAGTATATTAAACTTTTAAAAAATAAATATTTTAAATTATATTGCTTTCAAGGAAATTGCATTGAAATTGCAGTAAGCTCAAAAAAAATATTTCATATTGCTCACAATAATTTTGATGACGTAAAAGGAGAATTTTTTACATTATCAACTATAATAAATAATAATAATGTCATTATTGCGACAGGAAATTATTGGGATATCATTAAATTAGCATCTATTATAAACTATATATGCACCTTATCGAGTAATGATGCCAGTATTAAATTGTTATATAATGATGATTTTTATCCCCCAAAGGACTTACGCTCTATGAAAGACTTGCCAAATGATACAAAATGTAATAGTTCCAGCGAAGTGCAGGGCCCATCTGTTCAAGCCGATGACGTGAATTATTTCCAATGCAATATGCGATGCTAA
- a CDS encoding IS5 family transposase (programmed frameshift), producing the protein MALKAWEVSDAFWSKVAPLIPKSRRDPEKEYQRRRGAGRKPMESRKIFEAIVYVLRTGIQWKALPKEYGSSSSVHRHFRKWEEAGFFRKLWKKGLAEYDDMEGIAWKWQSIDGAMTKAPTAQETVGPNPTDRGKNGTKRHILVDERGVLLSIVVTGANRHDVTQVEEVLKNRVRKPRGRTKQNLCADAGYSGVKSEEVMKKYRYTPHIRPRGEEKVAIQKGYKARRWIVEVAHSWLNRFRKLLVRYEKTNASYEALLQLAASIIIFRKLGSI; encoded by the exons ATGGCATTAAAAGCTTGGGAAGTATCCGATGCGTTTTGGAGCAAAGTAGCCCCCCTGATTCCCAAATCCAGGCGTGATCCGGAAAAAGAGTATCAGCGTCGACGTGGAGCCGGACGCAAACCGATGGAATCTCGCAAGATTTTTGAAGCTATTGTGTATGTCCTCCGCACCGGCATCCAATGGAAGGCATTGCCCAAGGAGTACGGTAGCTCCAGTAGTGTTCATCGCCATTTTCGCAAATGGGAAGAAGCAGGATTCTTTCGCAAACTTTGGAAGAAAGGTCTTGCCGAATATGATGATATGGAAGGTATTGCATGGAAATGGCAAAGTATCGACGGAGCCATGACAAAAGCTCCGACAGCCCAAGAAACAGTAGGACCGAATCCTACTGATCGGGGA AAAAATGGAACCAAACGTCACATTCTGGTCGACGAGCGTGGAGTCCTGTTGTCAATCGTCGTAACCGGAGCGAATCGACATGATGTCACGCAAGTTGAGGAAGTCTTGAAGAATCGAGTCCGAAAACCTCGTGGGCGTACCAAGCAGAACCTTTGCGCTGACGCCGGTTATTCCGGCGTAAAATCAGAGGAAGTCATGAAAAAATATCGCTACACGCCTCACATCAGACCTCGCGGGGAAGAGAAAGTTGCAATTCAAAAAGGCTATAAAGCCAGACGATGGATTGTTGAAGTCGCTCACTCCTGGCTCAATCGATTTCGTAAATTATTGGTTCGATATGAAAAGACGAATGCATCCTATGAGGCATTACTTCAATTGGCAGCAAGCATTATAATATTTCGAAAACTAGGTTCTATTTAG
- a CDS encoding LacI family DNA-binding transcriptional regulator, protein MNIREFAKLCGVAPTTVSRALNRPLEKAEVSRQVYERIHAKAQEIGFHVNYHAKALFSAKSNTIGCIAGGPMNVLCGFFVESIMPTLTSHGKSFFMYPCSGDLKLEAKAFELMLYNKVEAIIHIPALQEDPSRGSGHIDAVLKKYPHRPPIVSVYGGALFDNCYQIRVPEYQTGRQAALRQLACGCRKFGIVKAQLTNLYSQELIRGYRETLLECGVPPEEIREVILQNPIQPGAYEPFRGVDGIWCCYHIMLVLTCRHLQEVCDLSKLQVDTIFAYELEWFYKDLLPCTATTESPRNFLCWFGGLVIHKFHLHDLGRRAAEIALKLCDAPDMSPQTEYIDLIPETFEYGNKPKKE, encoded by the coding sequence ATGAACATTCGAGAGTTTGCCAAATTATGCGGGGTCGCTCCGACGACGGTTTCGCGCGCCCTCAACCGTCCTTTGGAAAAAGCGGAAGTCAGCCGGCAGGTTTATGAACGGATTCATGCGAAAGCGCAGGAGATCGGATTTCATGTGAATTATCACGCGAAAGCGTTGTTCTCGGCAAAATCCAATACCATCGGCTGTATCGCCGGCGGACCGATGAATGTACTTTGCGGATTTTTTGTCGAAAGCATCATGCCGACGTTGACCTCGCATGGCAAATCGTTTTTCATGTACCCTTGCAGCGGCGACCTGAAGCTCGAAGCGAAGGCTTTCGAGCTGATGCTGTACAACAAGGTCGAAGCGATCATCCACATTCCGGCTTTGCAGGAAGATCCGTCCCGCGGTTCGGGGCACATTGACGCGGTATTGAAAAAGTACCCGCATCGTCCGCCGATCGTTTCGGTTTACGGAGGCGCTTTATTCGACAACTGCTATCAGATTCGCGTTCCCGAATACCAGACCGGCCGGCAGGCCGCTCTGCGGCAACTGGCGTGCGGCTGCCGGAAGTTCGGAATCGTCAAGGCGCAGTTGACCAATCTTTACAGCCAGGAGCTGATCCGGGGCTATCGGGAAACTTTGCTGGAATGCGGCGTTCCGCCGGAGGAAATCCGCGAGGTCATCCTGCAGAACCCGATCCAGCCGGGGGCGTATGAGCCGTTTCGCGGCGTGGATGGCATCTGGTGCTGTTACCACATCATGCTGGTGCTGACCTGCAGGCATCTGCAGGAGGTGTGTGATCTGAGCAAGCTCCAGGTCGATACCATTTTCGCCTATGAGCTGGAATGGTTCTACAAAGATTTGCTGCCCTGTACGGCGACGACCGAATCGCCCCGCAATTTCCTTTGCTGGTTCGGCGGCCTGGTCATTCACAAATTCCATCTTCACGATTTGGGACGCCGGGCGGCGGAAATAGCGTTGAAACTTTGCGACGCCCCCGATATGTCGCCGCAAACGGAATATATCGACTTGATTCCCGAAACGTTCGAATACGGCAATAAGCCGAAAAAAGAATAG